The following is a genomic window from Scleropages formosus chromosome 11, fSclFor1.1, whole genome shotgun sequence.
CTCATATCTGTTGAGCACCGAGATATATAATTAAGTGCTATTTGATTGTGCAAGATCGAAATCTATTAGTTGAGGTGAGAAATAATTTGAGATTTGTGAAATGGAGTAACCATGTAAAACATCTTTCTGATTGGGATCTTTTTGTAGAAGTGAGGTACTgtatgatttaattttttagatCTTCACAGAATTTCCTGAAATGTCATAATTCGAAAGTTGATGTAAGTAGCCCATTGGAGTTCATTACGGAAATGTGACTTGCTTTGATTCTGCTATtttgtgcttaatgtaaataacatatttCCTCTTTGATGCAGAGCTCACAGAAGTGCATAGAGAAACTGGACCTAGGAAACTATGATAAGTGCCTTGAGTTAAAGAGTGccttcaagaagaaaaacaggctGGTATTAATACGAGCCCCCAAGTGTGGGAATAAGGTAAGACTTCTTGGTGGTAAGAGCTCAAGGATGTCTCCGATGGTCACCTCATTTGTTGTGCCTAGATGTCTGCTCCATTGTCTGGGCTCACCAAAGAACAGCCAGTGTGTTTAATCCTGTGAGCTAACACAGCTTTACCTAGCAGGAGAACAGGGTTCAGAAAGCTAGAACAACATATCGATGGAACCTACAGCTCAGCCATAAATTACCTGTGTAAGATCTGCACGTTGATTGACTTCCATGTCTGAGTTTGGTGTTGCTCTAGCTAGGTCTTGGTGTCACTCAGCACTTTATCAAGTGTGAAGTGTCTTGTGGTTGTTTCAAAATAGCCAGAGAGAATAATTTTAGGTTTCAAGATATAGCGCATATCTGAGGGGAAGATTTTCTCATAGCAACTAGAGCTACTTGCTGGAACTGAGGGTTGAAGCTGCATGATGTATTTTCTAGGCTACACATGGAGCATATGCATGAGAACCTTTATGCTTTTCTTATATTACACTAAGGATGTAAATACAAGGCTGGTGTTGAtacctgcagaaaaaaaaaattgtgacaaaAGGAAGCAGGCCTTCTAATAGTTTTTACTTGTAGGTGGttataattaaatacaaaatatacattagAGCATATCTAGTTTTTAGAGTCAAACTAGTGTGACATTTAGTTATGCTTCCATTAGtgctttcattgcattttataGCACTTTTAGCATATTAGAGCTTTTCATAAATGGTGAGCACTAACAATGTGAATAACAAAGAATGAAATGACATTGTTTCTAAAATTAATCTCAGCACAGAAGTTCACAGTTGAACTATTTAACTGAAGTCTTCCTCATAACCCTGCAGGCTCAGCTGGAAGGGAAGCAAATTAGAGATAATAAATGCCTGTAATTCTGAACTCTATTTTTTGGTCTCTGGTTATTGCACCTCTACCATATATTATTAGGAGCATTTCTGCCagactttaaaaacacattaaaaggtGTGTGTAGATTACTGTTTCCTCACCATACCACTCACCCAAAAGAGAGAGCAAAGTGGTTAACAATCATGTAGAAATAGCCTGGCAGCAGAGTAGACTAACATGCAAGAGCCTGAAaggtatttactcatttagctgacactatactccaaagccacttacagtgttaagcttatttacctgtttgtcacctgcataattttactggagcaatttagggtaaataccttgctcaagaatactacaggtggaagggggattcaaacctacaaccttcagctCCTCCCACTACACTATCTGCTGATATTTGATGGCAGTTTTCACAGGCTGCAAGATCCAGACCCAGCACCCAAAAATGACATCTCAGTGTGACACATTTTGCATCTTGCTTAAAATCGACAAAAGTGAGACAATGGACAAGCATTCACTGTGTCATTATAGTCATGAAAAGTTGGCATTGCAGCTGTGTGTTGTGGAACTGGACAACaagaaactcacacaaacacagggagaacgtgcagacCCCACACAGAGTGAACAGAGTCAAACCTGTGTTTCCTTGCACAatccaggtactgtgaggcacTTGCgcaacctgctgtaccaccatgctgcccattatTAGCATGGCCAGTTAAACAAAATTAGTGATATTACATCTCTACAGAAGTTAAAGTATAACTATACTTCTTCTCTGAGGCTAATCACAGCTTAATTCCTTCAATATCCTTTGTTAAGCAACATAACATTCCATGTAAactaaaatacagtaaaattaagtCACCATGGTATTCATTTGTTATGATGAACTATATTCATACAGCTCAAGGATTTTTGATGTTGTTGAACATTTTTAGATATGGGAGATGTTAGGCCACGATCTCTAACCTGGAATATTGGGATATTTCTAGCCTTGCAAACAGATTTCACGGTATTTTGGTGCATTGCTTTTACTTTGTGTGGATGAGTCTCTTGAATAGGGTTTCTGGGCTCCTGAGTTTTTTGAGCAGTAAGCAGTTTGGGTTCACAGCCCTGAGCAAACTGATTCTCACGAGAGAGGGCTTGGGCTGCTGCTAACCCTGCACTCAATGTTTGATTGTGGTCAGCTTACTTCAGTACATTAGATAACACAGAAGGCCCAGCTTTGAGCCTAAATAATCCAAATAAAATGCTTCAAAAAGCCTGTATTTTCTAGACGTATAGTTAGAAAAATGACTAAGATGTAGCCTTTATGTGAGTTACACTGAAATTGCCATCCTTGAAGAGATGTAACATTTTCGTGCTGTTTATTAGTCATTAATGGCCTATGCTGTCAACTAACTGGATCGTTTgttaatatgtatgtattatttaagCAGCTGAGGAATGCaccaataataaaatatttaactgatAGATAGAATCTGACTGCCTGCAAATGCTGCAGAGCAAAATTAATTGCTATCGGAGGATATGTTACAGATATTTGGCTGGCCTGTGGGCCTCTCCTTGCATACCTCTGTATAGCAGTGTAATGTTCTGGCACCTCAGGACTGTGAGGTATTTAAAAAACAGAGAGTTTCTTCAAACTGCGGTGCAGCCTTGCAGCCTTCTTTCTGATGTGAGCCCACATTCTCTCCTCAGCTGAAACGGTATTAATAACCCCTTTCCAGTGCTATTAAACATCATTCATTTATGTTTGGCAGAGAGCTTTCATTATATGTGTGCACAAATACACCCTTTAACTACAAGCCTATATTTGAAAAGCAGTACAGGAAAACTGGTCTTAAACAgacatttgtaaattaaaacaagctaattaatttgtttatttccatGTCCTAAATGTGTTGGGGATTGCCTTGATATACATCCAGGTGAAAATTTTGTTGGTGTGGCAGTATATTTGTACAGCTCTATTTCAGTGCCAGTGGAATGGCTATGGTGTTATGTTGTTTTCAGATCCATGATGTCAAGCTGCAAACTCAAAATCCTGAAGAGAGAGATGCTTGGATCAAAGCCCTTAGTGATGCCATCCAGAGGGCAAAAAATACAGTCTTTGatgaggtgattttttttttgtttttgatacCTGATTTTAACTGAACAAGCTTTTCAGGCATTAGCTGTTTCTATCAAAAATTACATtgcttaaaacatttaaaacaagagTCAAGTCtgtgtaataaaaacattaaatataccAACACAGTATTCTGACTAGTCTGGTGCAATTAGCTGAAATTGGATTTCGATTATTTCCAGATAAAGGTGGATGAAAGTTGCTCTTTAGAACACATCACacgcacaaggccaaagggaaaCCAGCACAGAAGACCACCAACTAGGATTCATCTGAAGGAAGTATGTGTCCAGCAAAGCCATCACAACTGAACATATATTCTATTTAATGTTCTTACAAGTATTTTACTTTGGTTCTGCATTGCCTCAGATAAAGGCATTAAAGAGGAATCACACCATTGCCACATGGAATGAGGCTTATGCAACATTTATGTAACGTTTAAACACTAATGGTATGTAATTGTTTGTCTCCTTAAATTCCCATAGGCTGCTAATATTTCATCAGATGGGAATGTAAGATTCGACTTTGATGCTGTTGATACACCAAGTATGACCCATGAGGTGAATACTCATATTAGCACTTCATGTCAAACTGTGAAACCCCCCATGCCACCACTGAAAAGCACTGAGAGCACAATGGAAGCCCCTAATGCGGAGGCCAGTTCTGAGCAGAAGGTTGTAAAACCTCCATTGCCTCCGTCCTCCCAGAACAAGCCCAGGCTTCTCTCTATAGAGGATCCACAACATGACATTACGCCTGATAATGAAGAAGAATCCAGAAACCACATATCTGTGACACCATCCATGCCTACTAAAAACTTAAAGCCACCTATGCCTCCCTGCAAAGAAAAGAAGCCTAACAGAGCACCAGAAGAAAGCATAAATATTTACTCTGAAGACAAGAAtggtgaagatgatgaagacTTGCCAATACACATGCTGAAAAACAGTGACATGGTAGAAATGATTATCAAAGAAGATTTCCCTCCAATTCTACCTGAAAAACCCATCAAGACCCCAGAAAATAAAGATGATTCCCCCAATGTATTAAAGCCTGTCCTGGAAGGAAAAGAATCTATTCCCAACAACATTACAGCTGAGGTGAAAGGTAACACCATACCTCCCATCATATCCAATGGTGAAACTGAAAACTCTACATCACCATTTTCAGCATTTCCAGAATCATTTCCAGAACCTGTCAATAAAATCACTGGACGAATTGCTCCTCCCAATAAAAGGCAACCAAAGCGCTTTCTGAAAGCGGCTGTTGCCAATCAGGGCGGACCTTCTGATGTTGCTTCTTCCACTGAAATCAAAACCATTGATACTTCTGATGCCTGTGTTTCTGACGTACCACATGTTCTTCCCAGGAATCAAAATCCAGCTAAACCTCAACAAGACTTAATGCAATCTATTGCGCAAAAAGGAACAGGTTTTATTTCTTGTGCTGACAAAGACAAGAACACAGTGCTATCAAAGGGAACAGAAAATGTGGAAGTGAAGGCTGGTAACAATGACCAAGACCTtgataaacaatttaaaactgaCAAAGTAACCAAAGGTCAAGCCCCTCAAATGAGTGCCGGTCAGCCAGTCAATGAGGATGTCAGTGTCAATAATACAGAGACATCTGACAGTGAGGCCCAGACTAGGGAAATAAATCAACCCACTATTTTGGTTAACCAAGACAAGAACCACAAAGACAAGGAAATCCAGATTCTGCAGCAGAATCAAGGAAAATGCAGCATGGATCCTTCCCTGCCTCTTCAACTTCTCAATTTCtcttcaaaagaaaaatgtgtttctatgGGAGACCTGCTGTCTGGGTCCTTGGTAGAAAGTGTGGAGCTATCTGTTGAGGAACCCTCTGTAATGTGGCCATGGACTGTCATTGGCGAGCTGCAGGACAAGGTGACCCTGGAGCTAGAAAATACGGAAAAGCTTCTGAATACAATGACTTCCAAAGAGGGTCAGACAGCTGAGGAGGCAGTGCAAGGGGAGCCCTTAAAAGATCCCTCTCCAGCTGAGGTTCTCACCATGGCAGTAGAGAAGCTAAGGAGAGCAGATGAGTTCTTGAGAGAGGCAAAGAGTCTCAccctggagaagaggaagaaaagaacaagttggTAAAATGATGTATTGAAATAAATAGTGAAATTTGTAGCCTCAAAATAGTTAGTGGACAGGAGCATTTTCTTACAGCACTGCTTTTGAAGAGACACAAACATTTgctaaaaatatgtaatatatgcaAGTATTCACAATTAAGTGCAATTAtttctaatgaaaaaaaactttaatgtatCCTGCTGTTACACCcatcacattttaataataactgCCTAAATACAGTTGATGTTTAGTGTGACATGCTGATTTGAATcaatttcatttgattgttaatttaatattttttttttagttatttcagttgattttaaaattaattccgGTTGTGGTGATTATATGGAAGGATATAGCAAATATTTTCCTCCCCTTCAGCAGGCAGTATTCCATAATACTACCCAGTAATAATGAGATAAAATACACAGTAGCTCATAATCATGAGTCAGTGTGTTATTTTCATGAATACAAGATCTTGTTTGAACAAGACAATATGTTGTTTCTATAGTACAATGAaaggttttgcttttttgctggGAATATAGTTTCTGAAATGGATGTGGTTGTTTAGGCTCACTATTATTTGTAGACCAAAATATGTAGGTTATAATTTCTGAAATTGATGAGATCAGCATTcttaaaatgttgatttttaggtgtgaaaaacatgaaaagtagGACACTGCCCAGTGTATTTATTCAATCTGGGAAATGTTAATGCCTGTTAATGACTGTACACTGCATTACtcaaggattttaaaaaatctcacTGTGGAAGAAGCATGATTAAAGTAAAACTTGATGAActgtacctgctgtgccataACCATTGCTCAGAGCCCATCCAtttcaaaaaagtgaaatgttaatattCAGTTTGTCTTGGCTGCCAAACACTtctatgcatttatttagaGCCTGCACACATTTTAATTCTGATTCACCATTTCTGtttatgatgtttttttctgaaacaagcCATTTAgattaaattgtaaaaaaaagatGTCTTGTAATTAAGACCACATAGACCTTAGATGGTATGCATCTATAAATTCACACAGTCCTCtgaatttcatttttccatttaacaaaaaatacgtattctgctgtgaaatgtgtCCTCAGAACCATAGCATTTATTTTGGAAGGAATTTTTTGTCATTGGATATTGACATTCCTGTCACACCTCAGTTTAATCCCAAAATAACCTTTGCCTTGCAAAGACAGGAAATAATGATATTAACAACATGCCACACAGTGCTGCACAGTTCATACTGGCTAACAGCCAGTACTGGGTTAGAAATAATTGGGAGGGCCTGTAAATATGTTCAATGTACTTCTGTAAATCTAAGTCTGATCTATCAGGCtctgtgtataaatatttgttCCTAGATATGTTTTTGTCTAAGAGctattttaatacacacacacacagtgtctgaactgcttgtcccctacggggtcgcggggagccagagtctaacctggcaacacagggtgtaaggccggagggggaggggacacacccaggatgggacgccagtctgtcgcaaggcaccccaagcggcggGACTCGTACCCCAGACTGgtaggagagcaggactgggtccaacccactgcgtcattGCACCCCCgctattttaatacattttgtgcaAACTAATACTATAACTCAGGAATTTGTTATGTTGCATGATAcatgatttttcatttgtgtgtgtgtgcatcaaaGGAACATGCTTTGCGATTTATTTGTATAgtgcaaaacacactgaaaaatatagTATAGATTTTTATATGAATTCATGTGAACTGACGTGTATCTGTGTAAAGGTTTTCTGATAGGCATATGTCTatccattaacatttttttctattaaaaccAATTACAGAATGAACGATTTGCAGTTTCCTTTAGTATTACATGTATAGCGTATTTTAACATTCCATGTATTTCTTCTATGGAGTAAAAAGTACTGGGCCTaattaaattaagtaatttgTTGTGCTACCCAGTATGCATTAGCAAAGAGGGAATTCAGTTCCATTCAACTCAATTTATGTTTCTAGGGTACTGTTCTCACTAGAGTGACACAGCAAGGTTGATGATATAGTCTTACAGGTATAACAGACATGGATAACAACAGAGCAAGCCTGCAGGCTgtggaagagaagaaaacaaaaatctcaCAATCTAcaaagaaagggagagaaataAGGCATAATGAGTGGAATATCTCTATTTAGAATTATGTTAGTTACCTACTCACTGGTCTTATAAAAGAAATGTCATAGTAAGGTAATTTCTACAGTACCATAAAGCAAAGCACTTTACGTGAGTTCCTTTCTatataaatgaatgtttaaaacTCTAAATTCATGTAGAGagttattatataaataattaacctATAataatagcacacacacacacacatcttctgaaccgctggAAAATATTCGGCATGATTGTACACTTTAACATGTTGCGCTGTTTCCTACGTTTGGTGTTGTGTGTGACCCGTACAGGGAGATTTTGGCAACCAAGAGGCCCTTTTAGGGCACCCTCTCATCATGTTCCTGTTGTGTAGTGCCTTCAGCTCCTTTTCACAATGCAGGAACTGATCGTATAATTTCACTTCCTTTTTGCAAGACTGAGAGGAATTAAAAAAGAGCAGTCgctttaattaaaatctttatcgTTCAGGTCTTCACCCAGCCTGTGAGACGAGCTGCTCTGAGATGAGTGTAAAAAGAACATTTGGATATACAGTGAAGCAAACTTGTAATGAGTACTGATTGACCATAGACATTACAGTATTGTGTTGAAATCTGTATACTAATCTAAAAATTTAACTCACTGACATACTCATTTTCTAAGTAccatgtattttatatatttaaatacaatcTTTTAAATCTGAGACATTTGTTTCTGGACTAGATTATGAACTTTTGTGACCTTAGACATTTATGTGAAAATCattattttgggaaaaaaattaagatgtttTATACGGTCACTTGTACTGATTGTAGCTATAGCTGCAAGTACCTCTCCCAAAATACAGGACAGTCAGTGTCATAGAAAAGTTTTTTCTAACGAAACAGTGTGATACACTATGCTATGTCACAGTGTCAGTCACTGTAGATCTTTACTAACTTAGAGCAGCTTAATATGAGCAGACAGGTAACACTGGAACAATATGTGCATGATTGTACTGAAGTGCAACCTGAAAGTTCAAGTCCAACAGGGTAggctgctgtagtaaccttgaggaAACTACTGATTTGCTCCCATAAAATATTCAGATGTATTaatgtgtaaaactgaaatgctttacagctaaaaacaaaactatttcaGGCTGTATGACCAGAGGTTAGTAGTCATTGTGATTATTCGGAATGATGCCCCTTTACATCACGTCAAGGTCATCATCTAGACACAGTACTACTGTCATCTACACACTAAACCATTACAGCTGAGAAAGAAGCCGTATTTTTCTCTTGAACTCGggcaaaaacacagcacaacatgTTGCTTCTCTCACAAGATGCTGCTTACATGTCCCTTCCGCTCATCAGACCTGAGGGGATCACAGATGTGGAAAGCACTCGATATTTAAGTTTCACCCAAAAATTCCCCTGGTGCATTCTTGAAATGTGGCCAACAgcaatattttcagttaaaatatattgaaaagcTTTTAAGTAAAATTACCTGTGGGACTAAACATAGATTAAAGTAACACAGAAACCTTTGAAGAGCTGTTTGTGATTCAGAAagataagaaaaattaatttgctgATAAAACTAAAGGTTAAACAGAACATTTCAAAGGCTATCAgctttgaaaatataattactgtATCTACGCATAGTATTACAATGAATTTATCCATGAGTTTGGTCAGTTTTGGTTTTCCAGGTTTGTCTGTGTAATACTATGATGTTTTAAATGATATaacattatttacagtatgcaGAAAAACAACGTATAGAAAAGCTACtttgcagtgtgtggtgtatgGTGCGTTAGTTCCTTTGTGGGTTTCAGTAAGCGTACAAAACAGAAGAGAGTACCAACACGAGGAACTAACTGTCTTCTAGCATCCAGCCCACCCAGCATACTGTATGGTAGTTCAACAGTTTCTAGGGAAGTAAcaagaaaaatgcatgaaacaaaTTGGGACAGTAAGTATTTTCATTACTGTTCTGTCTTTTAACTATGTCATCATGCCAGGTCGTGAAGAGATGAGAAGCTTTGCTGTTACTGGCAAAATCTGACCTTAGTATAAagctttattttgctgttttccattTCCAGAAGTGATGCTTGTTTCATGTAATCTGCTATTAGAACAATGTGATTAGCTGCTGAAGACATGCCAGAGACCACAGAAGCTAATGGGAAACCAGATGTCAAAGACTGTCTCTGATGATTCATATTACGTATGGTACTGTAAACCAACCTTGACCAGATATATGAGTGGATAACACTCAGGGACTGTGAAGAGACTAGAGCAGTTATAAAGGTTGGGAGCCTGTTTCGGTTGGAGAGATAATAAAACTGCCATTATATATTATCAGCTACATCCACGGacaatatatatttacttttaaaagtgaaatatgtcGACTGACGGATGTGACTGCTACTCAGGGTGACACAAGTTGTTAATATGTGTTTTGGATGAGCTGTAACTAACAGAGGTCGATTTTCGTCAGGTTGTATTTCACTCGGTTAAGTGTCGATCATAtctgtgtgagtgcgtgtgtggaagactgagagaaacaaaaagagagacacagagaaccTTTATATCTATAAGCATTTTTTGTCAAGTTAAACAGATGACTTCTCGTAATCCTGCGTATAATGAACAATATCTTATACAGCAATAACATAACCATTTGAATTATTAAGAAGCcagaattttttattattgaatcAATATGTCTAAGTATGACCCAcgtgcatgtgtttttgttctggATTGAGACTAATTTACTGTAGTGGTGAATAAAAAGccctttatatatatacacagtatatattatatatagttttttttgttttgtacatgtGTTATTACTTTTACTTTCCTGTAGGTCAGAATAGAACATGGCCAGACATCTGTTTGGGAATATATTTCTGTTTGGTTGTCTTGGAAACACTCGCGCCAACTACAGTTCTctctaaaaacaaacacattacagCTCCGATTCGCACTGCCCTCCCCTGCAGTGTTTGTCTTCAGTCTAGTGTGTTACTATGGATTACTGCATAGTAACTATTATTTCTATTGCAGACGTAACAATACATGCTTTTAttcccaaaaacaaaaaaaaaatgttgattcCATATGCTATTTGACCAGCATTTTGACACTTAGCATACTTACAACACATCAGTCTGGTTTTTGAACCAAATGAAACACTCTCATGTTCAAATTGtaagaaaaacatgcacagtgCTTCCTTCGGGTCCTGAATGTGGACCATACTTTTTGCAGACAAAAATTTCTGCATCACTTGTTACTTATTACTGCTCTGAGTTTCAGCGCCATTTAAACTACAGTACACGGGGAGTATCCTGTACCTCAGAAGTGAAAAAACACTCAGAAACTGTATCatgttaaattatgtttttttttttttttttttccacagcagcatGCAGCAACTTGTTGGGAATAAAGAGACTATAGAAATAACCgccaaaaacaacaaagaattccaaaatgcattttgtttgctaTCTTTATTGAAACAGGGCTTTAAAATCATACACTATGTACAAGATAAACGACTTTAAACGGATTCACTTTATGGTATCAAACATTATCTTTCAACCACTGTCTGGCATAATTCTTTGCTCAGTTCTTAATTGTCTGTCTTAATTGCTCACCCTGTTAATTAAATCACTAAGACATGACCAAAACACAACATATTTCAGTGAATGACCATCCATAACAGTTTATGTCAGGAAGACCGAGGCAGTTGAGTCACACTTTATCTATGCCTACATGCACTTATACTCATGACATTACCTAAACAAAGTCTTTGTGCATATAATGTATGGTTAATGAATGGCCTTCAGGCATTATTCtgcaacaataaaaaagaatgtGGAAATGAAGATAAGAAAACAGCTGATGTTTCATTAGGTTTTGAGTTAATGACGTGAAAAAGATGTCATCCGTTCTGCTCTTGTCACTTGGTCGGAGTGACACTTTATGAGACTCCAGCAGCGCTGTTCTGGAACACAGCTTGGCATGTGCTCTATTACTATGGCTGTACTGAAACTGGAAAATAGTTTGCCTCTCTGATGCTGTTTACACACTATTTCTGTCGTGAATTGATTCTTTGACTGAGGGCTGAAATGTGcagttgtatgtgtgtatgtgtacgcATGTGcttgtaaaaactgaaattgtaAGTTTACGACAGTTGTTCAGTactccatggaaaaaaaatgaacaatataacagcatgtttttggcaCTGCTTATATgttgtatatatataaataaatgtatgcataaATACATAGTGAAGACAGATACCGCAATATTTGTGTTACACTGCAAGGATTTTCAAATGGcaaaacaaaagctttttcCATGTCCACAGAACTACATAAGTAGCTACATAAGTAGTGTATAACTACATAATAATTCATGAAGAATACACTACGCACAGGAGTTTTCAATGGTCAACAAAGGTGAACCCACCAACAATGTCAGCTGTCAGCAACAGTCTCGctaaaaatacagcatatgAGAACCAAACCAACACTAAACATTTATGCTGTGGAATGAGGGAAAGCTATTTTTGGATCCCACGCTGAAGTTAACTAGGTTAACTAGAAAATGAAGCAAGATTCTGGTAAATGCTTGTCTAAGGTCCCTGAATCGAGGTAGGGGTTCTCTTTCGACACAAGCCCTCCTGTTAACTTGGGAAAGACCTCCATCTTGTGGAACCATCTCAAACAATCTTtgtcacattacattttcaggCATCTCTGCcacgcatctgctaaatgtcCTACAATAATTTCCAAAGTAAATTtatttagatagatagatagatagatagatagatagatagatagatagatagatagatagatgtaaaTATGTACTAACACCTGAGGCTGAGTGTTAGGTAACCAGTAACTTTGAAGGTCATCCTGTTGGGTTTGTTGACACAAATAGGTTCTTGTAGGTGTTCACCAGAAACTTAAGGAATAAGTAGGTAAACATAGCCTATCTGTAACGCTGACTGACAGACGAACCAAGGCTTCGTGGGAAAAGACTTTACTTTCGCCTTGCACTCCTCCTTGCTTTCACAAGACAAGAATTTTAAAACGGGTTTTTCATTAACTATTTGTGCCGAACGCTTTGCAAAACAGTACGAATAATGCTATATTTAAGTGAAGTAATTAAACAGTTACCGTACAGAATAGTCgaaatagaaaatacaagcCAATCATGCCTCAGAAATCTGTAAAAGCAAACTAGACCAACCCATCAATTGTCTTTTTATCTGCCATTTATTTGTTGCATAACTGACGGACTTATATGAAAGGTTAGAATATTTTTTGACTcattacagctgggtatttttactgtaacaattcagggtaggtaccttgaagGACAGTAGGTGGAATGAGTGCgctttgaacctgcaaccttaaaCTTTAAGAACATATTCTTAATATTGCAtatggaaaaaagcaaactaactgcactaGTGACTAGTATCACGCGTCTGCTTCTAAGTTTCTgctaatgaaatgcacacatttgtattttttgagatgtacgtcgctttggagacaagcatccgctaaatgaataaatgcaaatgtagccATTCGGTCAATGTTTTAATACAATCCTTTTAATACGTCCTGCTCATAGACTATATATGACCACATCGACACAGACGTCGTTATCCGGATACAACAGCGACCACAATGCGAGTAAAGGCAGATGATCGCTGTCTGGTGGGCAGGTCCGCGCGACACCCGGATGTGCAGCCTGTCTCGCGGCAGTCGTCCTCCGCGGTTCCACGGAACTGGTAGCCGCGGGGTGGAGGGTTGGGCAGTGAGTGAGCGCGATCGCCCGCGAGCCCGCAGAGTCATCATGTCCTC
Proteins encoded in this region:
- the plekho2 gene encoding uncharacterized protein plekho2 isoform X1; its protein translation is MMEDGVERDTDKPGGAESLGKEGWVKKCSGKFLQSYKTCYIRVEKSEIAVYENEVNASSQKCIEKLDLGNYDKCLELKSAFKKKNRLVLIRAPKCGNKIHDVKLQTQNPEERDAWIKALSDAIQRAKNTVFDEIKVDESCSLEHITRTRPKGNQHRRPPTRIHLKEAANISSDGNVRFDFDAVDTPSMTHEVNTHISTSCQTVKPPMPPLKSTESTMEAPNAEASSEQKVVKPPLPPSSQNKPRLLSIEDPQHDITPDNEEESRNHISVTPSMPTKNLKPPMPPCKEKKPNRAPEESINIYSEDKNGEDDEDLPIHMLKNSDMVEMIIKEDFPPILPEKPIKTPENKDDSPNVLKPVLEGKESIPNNITAEVKGNTIPPIISNGETENSTSPFSAFPESFPEPVNKITGRIAPPNKRQPKRFLKAAVANQGGPSDVASSTEIKTIDTSDACVSDVPHVLPRNQNPAKPQQDLMQSIAQKGTGFISCADKDKNTVLSKGTENVEVKAGNNDQDLDKQFKTDKVTKGQAPQMSAGQPVNEDVSVNNTETSDSEAQTREINQPTILVNQDKNHKDKEIQILQQNQGKCSMDPSLPLQLLNFSSKEKCVSMGDLLSGSLVESVELSVEEPSVMWPWTVIGELQDKVTLELENTEKLLNTMTSKEGQTAEEAVQGEPLKDPSPAEVLTMAVEKLRRADEFLREAKSLTLEKRKKRTSW
- the plekho2 gene encoding uncharacterized protein plekho2 isoform X2; its protein translation is MMEDGVERDTDKPGGAESLGKEGWVKKCSGKFLQSYKTCYIRVEKSEIAVYENESSQKCIEKLDLGNYDKCLELKSAFKKKNRLVLIRAPKCGNKIHDVKLQTQNPEERDAWIKALSDAIQRAKNTVFDEIKVDESCSLEHITRTRPKGNQHRRPPTRIHLKEAANISSDGNVRFDFDAVDTPSMTHEVNTHISTSCQTVKPPMPPLKSTESTMEAPNAEASSEQKVVKPPLPPSSQNKPRLLSIEDPQHDITPDNEEESRNHISVTPSMPTKNLKPPMPPCKEKKPNRAPEESINIYSEDKNGEDDEDLPIHMLKNSDMVEMIIKEDFPPILPEKPIKTPENKDDSPNVLKPVLEGKESIPNNITAEVKGNTIPPIISNGETENSTSPFSAFPESFPEPVNKITGRIAPPNKRQPKRFLKAAVANQGGPSDVASSTEIKTIDTSDACVSDVPHVLPRNQNPAKPQQDLMQSIAQKGTGFISCADKDKNTVLSKGTENVEVKAGNNDQDLDKQFKTDKVTKGQAPQMSAGQPVNEDVSVNNTETSDSEAQTREINQPTILVNQDKNHKDKEIQILQQNQGKCSMDPSLPLQLLNFSSKEKCVSMGDLLSGSLVESVELSVEEPSVMWPWTVIGELQDKVTLELENTEKLLNTMTSKEGQTAEEAVQGEPLKDPSPAEVLTMAVEKLRRADEFLREAKSLTLEKRKKRTSW